Proteins encoded within one genomic window of Ptychodera flava strain L36383 unplaced genomic scaffold, AS_Pfla_20210202 Scaffold_39__1_contigs__length_1403739_pilon, whole genome shotgun sequence:
- the LOC139127944 gene encoding mucin-like protein, whose amino-acid sequence MYEQTFTATNGAGFQCAYRSDGSLITGYGTNVFASSFQERTQYPFRGWDAGDYQGTSAYLKWLGDDILPRYYCCEASEDEAFCDKYKEKRPADSCGDYIAPTTGWCVGDPHLDTLDGVRYTFNGLGEYTLVDVDNGKFKLQGRTEQALYSNLTETLATIFSGFAAKQDDSNTIELRSNVNNTEHIVLVDGQKLDASLLSEDPYDTGLTNVKLTKVKDASNESRIVAIFSSGISVSVGFEENFVQYVMDFILSVPQSYKGMTKGLLGVWNDDTSDDFTMADGQLLQPAVIGGNITEEDQFRFGQTWMVTNETSIFTYAETETWSSINRPGFTPFFYDELVTRYTNRDPDYLNTARLVCGGDKECLYDALATRTLGIAMATKTASEEFTETDNQLDNFPPVISGTTVLETKVGDPVTLQYTATDANGDTVTFSLEKSPTGATIDPSTGLLQWTPSSLNNMGLEVEASDGTASSVLVVEVRICNCQNSGTCNYNTSVDGADVNNDKYKIVTCDCPAGYSGDFCENDFNACLDSPCFPSVTCTDQPAPSTTADCGDCPTGLEGDGFQCYDVDECQLGRDLDPGLLFCEQNCANTDGSYTCSCDDGYSLVTRTACQDIDECVQSLDTCPEHSTCTNNIGSYTCPCDSGYKLNVEDNTCVNIDECVEEGQYPCPTNSICQDTDGGYTCTCATGYEAVGNECQDIDECTSTLHPHNCDANAPAHCVNTVGAFDCVCDTGYEGDGVTCSNIDECGDLNYNDCDPQRATCTDTVGSYQCACVAGYTGDGKINQCEDVDECSNGEETCSDVGGECLNTVGSYQCRCATGYQDVSGDGRNCTDINECAASPGPCQLNAACTNTQGSYTCACNSGYEENVNGLCQDVDECLGEHDCTLDYNICVNNDGGFLCECDVGYEYSDSTRTTCVDINECNNNNGDCDHTCNNIIGGHYCECNDGYVLNVDGLSCDDIDECAMDLSTCPQLCVNTMTTASTPDGYTCACSPGFNDTQGDGRVCAASRSCPNGETCDHGTCYVESNVNKCMCDPGYELNTAPGTFGCIAVNECVQETDGCEQVCIDRTPFYRCECNSGYRLEADERTCSDIDECRENLHDCESYEICNNLMGSFECVCRVGFHTDGSGCEGLSCPDDHCYNGGTCVGSINEGLSCECPEGFQGDRCGDVVEDDDGSTDLLVILASTLSALAFILIIGILVCVICCCGAAARAGKASSSRTTDDSYAVRYLTYESSSDKDYFDTISTDSDERLNELARAMKYAPRIEEDGVYNDVFYSQSSVGRQFVRPYIADGTEERERSLRLARMAPSPTGYTNERGRSSRRSRERSYVYYQ is encoded by the exons ATGTACGAGCAAACTTTTACGGCGACCAACGGAGCTGGTTTCCAGTGCGCCTATCGGTCGGACGGATCCCTGATAACTGGATACGGAACTAATGTGTTTGCAAGCAGCTTCCAAGAGCGAACCCAGTATCCCTTCAGAGGCTGGGACGCCGGTGACTATCAAGGCACGAGTGCCTACTTGAAATGGTTAG GTGACGACATCCTGCCAAGATATTATTGCTGTGAGGCGTCCGAGGATGAAGCTTTCTGCGataaatacaaggaaaaacgacCGGCTGACAGCTGTGGCGACTACATCGCCCCCACGACTG GCTGGTGCGTTGGAGACCCCCACTTGGACACACTTGATGGCGTACGATACACATTCAACGGCTTGGGCGAATACACCCTTGTAGATGTCGACAACGGCAAGTTTAAATTGCAGGGAAGAACAGAACAAGCTTTGTACTCTAACTTAACGGAAACCTTGGCTACAATATTCTCAGGTTTTGCTGCTAAGCAAGACGACTCTAATACA ATTGAACTGAGATCGAACGTGAACAATACAGAGCACATTGTTTTAGTGGATGGACAAAAATTGGACGCAAGCTTGTTGAGTGAAG ATCCATACGATACCGGTCTCACCAACGTCAAATTAACGAAGGTCAAAGATGCCAGCAACGAGTCTCGCATTGTCGCCATATTCTCGTCTGGAATATCCGTATCGGTTGGTTTTGAAGAAAACTTCGTTCAGTATGTCATGGATTTCATTCTCAGTGTACCACAATCATACAAAGGAATGACAAAAGGATTACTTG GCGTATGGAACGACGATACCAGTGACGATTTCACAATGGCTGATGGGCAGTTGCTACAGCCAGCTGTAATTGGTGGAAATATCACTGAAGAGGATCAATTTCGATTTGGCCAAACAT GGATGGTAACAAATGAGACTTCAATCTTCACGTATGCCGAGACAGAAACGTGGTCATCGATCAACCGTCCTGGTTTCACTCCCTTCTTCTACGACGAGCTCGTAACCAGATACACAAATCGAGATCCGGACTACCTCAACACTGCAAGGCTTGTATGTGGCGGCGATAAGGAATGCCTATATGACGCCCTGGCTACTAGGACACTAggcattgccatggcaacaaagaCAGCGTCTGAGGAATTCACAGAAACTGACAATCAATTAG acaacTTCCCGCCGGTTATTAGTGGAACGACTGTTCTTGAAACAAAGGTTGGGGATCCTGTTACTCTACAGTACACCGCCACAGACGCAAACGGGGACACCGTCACATTCAGTCTTGAGAAGAGCCCCACTGGCGCTACCATCGATCCATCAA CCGGATTACTGCAGTGGACTCCAAGCAGCCTGAACAACATGGGCCTTGAAGTCGAGGCATCTGACGGCACTGCGTCATCAGTACTCGTGGTGGAAGTAAGGATATGTAACTGCCAAAATAGTGGAACCTGTAACTACAACACGAGTGTCGATGGTGCAGATGTTAATAATGACAAGTACAAG ATTGTCACCTGTGACTGCCCAGCCGGCTACAGTGGAGATTTCTGTGAGAACGACTTCAACGCATGCCTGGACAGTCCCTGCTTCCCCTCTGTGACATGCACAGACCAGCCAGCACCCAGCACCACGGCAGACTGTGGAGATTGTCCAACGGGACTTGAAGGAGATGGCTTCCAATGCTATG ATGTCGATGAATGTCAACTTGGCCGTGACCTTGACCCAGGCTTGCTATTCTGTGAACAAAACTGCGCGAACACAGATGGAAGTTACACATGTTCATGTGATGATGGCTATTCACTGGTAACGAGAACTGCCTGCCAAG atATTGACGAATGTGTGCAATCCTTAGATACGTGTCCTGAACACTCAACCTGTACCAACAACATTGGGTCATACACTTGTCCATGTGACAGTGGCTATAAGTTAAATGTTGAAGACAACACATGTGTCA ATATTGACGAATGCGTTGAAGAAGGCCAGTATCCTTGCCCAACAAACAGTATCTGTCAAGATACAGATGGTGGTTACACATGTACGTGCGCGACTGGCTACGAAGCGGTCGGAAACGAATGTCAAG ATATTGACGAATGCACAAGTACACTACATCCTCATAACTGCGACGCAAATGCTCCTGCGCACTGTGTGAACACAGTTGGCGCTTTCGATTGCGTGTGCGACACTGGTTACGAAGGAGACGGTGTCACGTGCTCAAATATTGACGAATGCGGTGACCTTAATTACAACGACTGTGACCCCCAAAGGGCGACGTGCACGGACACAGTTGGAAGCTACCAATGTGCATGTGTTGCCGGATATACTGGAGACGGAAAGATAAACCAGTGTGAAG ATGTAGATGAGTGTTCAAATGGCGAAGAAACTTGTTCAGACGTTGGTGGAGAGTGTCTGAATACAGTCGGTTCATACCAATGCAGATGTGCTACTGGCTATCAGGATGTCAGCGGAGATGGACGCAACTGCACAG ACATTAACGAGTGTGCTGCCAGCCCTGGTCCGTGTCAGCTTAACGCCGCCTGCACTAATACACAGGGATCGTACACATGTGCCTGTAACAGTGGCTACGAGGAAAATGTAAATGGTCTATGCCAAG ACGTCGATGAATGCTTAGGTGAACATGACTGCACGCTTGACTACAACATCTGCGTCAACAACGACGGTGGATTTCTGTGCGAGTGTGATGTTGGATATGAATACAGCGACAGCACACGAACTACGTGTGTCG ACATTAACGAGTGCAATAATAACAACGGAGACTGTGACCACACCTGCAATAATATCATCGGTGGACATTATTGCGAATGTAATGATGGATATGTCTTAAATGTTGATGGTCTTTCATGTGACG ACATCGATGAATGTGCAATGGACCTGAGTACCTGTCCTCAGCTATGCGTAAATACAATGACAACAGCTTCAACTCCGGATGGATACACTTGCGCATGCTCACCTGGTTTCAACGACACGCAAGGAGACGGGCGGGTTTGCGCAG CGTCGCGATCTTGTCCGAATGGCGAAACTTGCGACCATGGTACTTGCTACGTGGAATCTAATGTCAACAAATGCATGTGTGACCCTGGCTATGAACTCAATACAGCACCTGGCACATTTGGATGCATCG CTGTGAATGAATGTGTACAGGAAACCGATGGCTGTGAACAAGTGTGCATTGACAGAACGCCCTTCTACAGATGCGAGTGTAACAGCGGTTACAGGCTTGAAGCCGACGAGAGGACATGCTCAG ATATTGACGAATGCCGTGAAAACCTGCATGACTGCGAGTCGTATGAAATCTGCAATAACCTTATGGGTAGCTTTGAATGTGTATGCAGAGTCGGATTCCATACAGACGGTAGCGGCTGTGAAG GCTTATCATGTCCAGACGATCATTGCTATAATGGAGGTACCTGCGTTGGCAGCATAAATGAAGGACTTAGCTGCGA ATGTCCTGAGGGTTTCCAAGGTGATAGATGTGGCGACGTGGTAGAAGATGACGATG GTAGCACCGATCTGCTTGTTATACTGGCATCCACTCTGAGCGCCCTGGCTTTCATACTAATCATCGGAATACTTGTCTGTGTCATCTGCTGCTGCGGAGCGGCAGCGCGAGCCGGAAAAGCGTCCAGCAGCCGAACAACCGACGACAGTTACGCTGTGCGGTACCTGACATACGAGTCATCGAGTGACAAAGACTACTTTGATACGATATCTACTGATTCGGACGAACGATTGAACGAACTTGCCAGGGCGATGAAATATGCCCCGAGGATAGAG GAGGACGGAGTATACAACGACGTGTTCTACTCGCAGAGTTCAGTTGGTCGACAGTTTGTAAGGCCGTACATAGCCGATGGTACAGAGGAAAGGGAACGTTCACTCAGACTT GCAAGGATGGCACCATCGCCGACGGGATATACAAACGAACGTGGCCGCAGTTCAAGGCGAAGTAGAGAACGCTCCTATGTGTACTACCAGTAA